The window AATTCAACCTCTGTACCCTCAGAACGACCAATCCAGTTCTTCTGTGTCTCCTTGATAGAGTCAGACCAGTTGACTGTCTCCAAGCCATCAAGCAATCTTTGTGAATAGGCTGACACACGAAGACACCACTGCTTCATCAACTTCTGTACAACAGGATAACCTCCACGCTCGCTCACACCATTGACAACCTCGTCATTAGCAAGCACCGTTCCGAGTCCCGGACACCAGTTTACCATTGTCTCACCGAGGTAAGCAATACGATAGTTCATCAGTTTCTCCTGCTGTTCCTGCTCATCCATGCTCGACCAGTCACATGCCGAGAAAATCAGTTCCTCGCTCTGAGCGACGTTAAGATTCAGTGTTCCTTCTTCCTCAAAGTGGCGAACAAGGTCCTTAATAGGCAATGCCTTCTGTTGTGTATAGTCATAATAAGACTCGAACATACGCTCGAAAGCCCACTGTGTCCAGTGATAATAACGTGGGTCACAGGTGCGTACCTCACGATCCCAGTCGAAACTGAAACCTATCTTATCCAACTGCTCACGGTAACGAGCAATGTTCGTGTCGGTTGTCAGCTGTGGATGCTGACCCGTCTGAATGGCATACTGCTCAGCAGGAAGTCCGTAAGCATCATATCCCATAGGGTTCAACACGTTGAAACCCTTCAGTCGCTTATAGCGTGCATAGATGTCACTTGCAATATAACCCAATGGGTGTCCAACGTGCAATCCGGCTCCTGATGGGTAAGGGAACATATTAAGTACATAGAACTTCTGCTTGTTCTCGTCCTCAACAACTTTGTAGGTCTTATTCTCAACCCACTTCTGTTGCCATTTCTTCTCAATGTCAATGAAGTTGTATTCCATTCTTATTTTCTATTATAACTAATGTGCAAATTTACAAAAAGTTTCCGTAAAACACTTCGTTTCGATGGGAATTATAGAACGAAAAAATATAATATTCTTTGTTTACTTAGGGTTGAATAAGTCCTTTATAACAATAAACTGCTCTTATCTTAACTGCATATTGCATGACTTTCACTCCTCCGCACCACACGTGCGAAGCGTTCGCACCATTGGTGCGGAGCCTCAACACCACTTGTGCTAAGCCTCAATACATCAGTAGTTAAGGGTAGAAAGAGGGAGATTTGTTGTTAAATTAAACCATTAGTAAGGCTCTATTGACATACCATATATGGAAAAAGTATTATAAAACTCCTATTAATCAATACATTAAAAGAGGATTCATTCTGTTTGACAATCTGCTTTCTAACCGAATACTATGAGCATTTCTGCATTGTAATCTTCTTGCATATAAATAGAGGAAAAGCACTAAAAAGGAGTCAATTATGGGACATAAAGACAAAAAAGTAAAATATTTTTGAAATGAATTGCAACTTATTAAAAAAAACATATATTTGCATCATATTGATAACTATGAACTTAACGCTTTGACTATGTGGAATAAATTAATACTATTACTAACAGCTTGCAGCTCTGTAACAGCCCTGACAGCCCAGAACACAACTAAGACAGACTCCACAAAGACACAGAAGTTGGAGGAAGTCGTCGTAGCACAAAGGCGTCAGCTTATCAAGAATGATATTGACAAGCTAACGTATGACGTGCAACATGACAAGACAGCACAGACAAAGACGACCTTAGAAATACTCAAGAAAATACCCCTTGTCACCGTTGACGGACAAGAAAACATCAGGGTTCAAGGCTCTACAAGTTTTAAGGTGTATAGGAACGGACATCCTGACCCAAGTCTTTCGGGGCAGAACCTTAAGGATATTCTCAAGGCAATACCTGCTTCTACGATCAAAAGGATTGAGGTTATCACTGATCCCGGTGCCAAGTATGACGCAGAAGGAACTACAGCTATCCTCAACATCGTTATGATGAGCAATACTAAACTACAAGGAGTGTCAGGCAATGTAAACTCTGATGTCGACACTCACGGCTCTGTAAGGCTTGGTACTTACCTAACAACAAAGGTGGGAAAGCTCACGACAACCGTCAATTATAACTACATGAACCAAAGCAGAAAACAAACAGAAAACAATAGAGAGGAGGTTTACAACTACGTAAAGACGGGCGAACAAAAACGTGAATATGGGACTAATAGCACTGCAGCAACAATACATTTCGGTAATATCAGTGCCAGTTACGAAATTGACTCACTCAACTTGCTGACCGCATCAACCAATTTTTTTGGCTATAAAGCCGATGCCAACGCACAAAGCACGAATGAACGATGGGACAAGAACAGTCAGTTGATTTACAAATTCGACAATAATATGACTACCCCAGGCTATTCTCATCTTAATATTGGAGGACGTTTGGATTATCAACATAAGACTCATTTAGATGGAGAAATCCTGACGCTTTCTTATATGTTGGCAGCTACACGACCACACACCATCTTCCGTCAGATGTATAACAACATGGTTAACTTCCCTGTCAGCTATACAAGTTACGATCAGAACACCCGTGAACGCTTCACAGAACATACTTTCCAGATTGACTATGTACGACCCTTTGGAAAACACCACAAGATAGAAAGTGGAACGAAATATATCCTTCGTTACAACAATAGTACGTCATTAATGGACTATCAAGGGACAACCCCTGACATGGAAAGTAAGTTCAAGCATAACGCACAAGTGGCTGCTGCCTACCTCTCATATATCTTCACCGCTGGAAAATGGGCTGCTCGTGCAGGTTTGAGATATGAGTTTACTCGCATGAAAGCGTCCTATCCCGATGGTAGTAATGCTGATTACCATGCTAATCTCAATGACTGGGTACCATCAGCAAGCCTACAATACAAGATTAGCGATGGTCAAACACTGAAGGTTAGCTATAATACCAGCATCAACAGACCCGGCATCGGCTATCTCAATCCAGCCATCATTAGCACACCAACGGCAGTCTCTTTCGGTAATGCAAACTTAGGAAGCAGTCGCAATCAAAAGCTACAACTTGTGTATATGTTGGTTACTTCAAAACTTACTTTGCAATTAAGTCCCTATTATTCATTTACCAACAATGGTATAGGTCGTATCTTGTATGAACAGAATCGTAAAGATGTTTCTACCTTTCAGAACATTCTGAAAAGTAAAATATTCGGTATTTCATCCTACACAGAATGGACTCCATTAACTGGAACGTCGTTTACACTCAACGCTTCCATGCGTTATGCCCGAATCACATTGCCCACACCTTCTATCAAAAACAGCGGATGTGGTGGCGGTATCTACTTTAATTGGGAGCAGAAAATACCTTGGGAATTAACGTTGACAACCAGTATTGGAGGTGAATATGGTAACAGGATTTACAATCCGTATGCCATTGAGGGACATTGGTTCTACTATGATTTCACCTTGACACGTCACTTTTTTAAAGATAAGCTAACAGTATCTTTATCAGCAGAATCACCTTTCATCAAAGAAAGATCAAGTACTTATCGTATCGTTCGAGGCGATTATACTGGTTATGAACGCTCCGTTATGTACCCTCGATACTTTAATATCGGATTTTCATGGAACTTTGGTAAGTTAAAGGCGAGCGTCAAGAAGGCTGTACGAAGCATTCAGAATGATGACTTAGTGGGGGGGGAAAAGAAATAGAAACAGGTCGACAGAACTGCATACATGGCAACTTAATGCACCTATTTTCAGGTTCTTCCGTTAAATGTGTGGATACTTTTCCTATTGCTTTAACGGAAGAATCGAAGTTGCTCATTAAACAAAAACCATGGCTAAAACAGTCAACTTTCTATCCAATTATCATCCTCTGACATTGAAAATCATTTCTTTTTAGACTTCAAAAATAGGCAGATAAGGATTTGAAAAATCATTACATAACTTCGGGTAAAATATCTATAAAGGACGGTAAAAACACATATAAGAAGCAGGTTTGCAATCAACAGAGAATCAATTAGTTACCAAATGGCAAAATAAAAGGTGCTTAATTGGACTTCAAAAGGGCGTTAGTAAGGGTCTTAAAGGGCACCTTTTGCAAGCCAAAAGGGCGTCTTTAAGAAGCCAAAAGGGCATGTATTAAAAATCAAGATGTGAAAAATTATGACAAAGTAACAGGCTATTAGCCCTATTGGGCTTATTAGGCTAATTAGCCTAATAAGCCCAATAGGGAATAAGTGGTTTGTAGAAGACAGATAGACATCACTTGTCAACCCGTCAATCCGTTAACTCATTAACTTTCTGCCACTATCTTTTGCCATTATAATAAAAAAGGAGTATCTTTGCGAAAGACAAATATAGATACCCTTTAGACAAGTATTTCTCCTCCTTCTCTACTCGAAAGAGAGGGGCAAGAGTGGATATTTTACGCTTATGGCAACACATCCTTTATGGTCTGACGACTACTGGCTACTACTCCTACAGCTTTATCTTAAAAAGCCAGAGGGAATGAAACCGATGTATTCACGTGCGTTGGTAGACCTCAGTTTGGAACTACACATACCACCAAAGAACCTCTATGAACAGCTTTTTAAGTTGCGACACCGTGATATGCCCATCATTCATCTAATTTGGGAGACGTATGGAGAGAATACAAGAAAGCTCAACAAAGACGTAAAGAAACTGCGTTCGATGAAGGGATTTGGCCAGCCAAGGGAGTTCTACGATGGTGTGAAGGTGCGCGAAACCTTTGAACATGACTTCCTTCCAGTGGAAGGGGCTACGGAGTTGAAGCCTTTTATGCTCATTATGATTCTCGACCTCTATTTCCGTCTTACCCCGATAACGATGGCAGCGGAGACACCTGAGGTGATAGACCTTGCTAAACTGATGAAGATAAAGCCACAAATGGTTGTAGAAGTAATGGATGTGTTCCAACTCTGTGACCCCTATCTGAACCGCGACGACCTTCTGATATCGCCCTTATTAATGCCTTGTCAGGAGGTATGGAACCGCTATGGAAATGATAACCCAGAGAAACTTTCTGCCTTGGCAGCACAATTAAAGGAATATTTCACTTGATTATACTTGTTTTTTAGTACTTTTGTAGCACAATTCAGGTAAACAATGGCACAGGAACAAGTACAGATTCAGACCCAGAAACAGCAACAAGTGCAGCGTCTCTCACAACAGCAGATGCTGCAAGTAAAGTTGTTGGAGATGCCACTGACAGAATTAGAGGAAAGTGTTAATGCTGAACTCGATGATAATCCTGCCTTAGAAGCAGGAGGAGAGGAGACCGATAGCATTGACGACAACGATACTGTAGAGCATTCAGAAGACGATGATTTCGATACAATGCAGGAGCGAGAAGAGCGACAAGATGCGCTCGACTCGGCACTGGAGCGTATGCGTTCGGATGATGATCTCCCTACATACGATTCAAGACAGCAACGAAATAATGCTGAATATGAGGAGATTGTGTATGGAGATACAACGTCCTTCATTGATAAACTCAATGAGCAGGTGGGCGAAAGAGAGCTTACGGAACGGCAGAAGAGTATCTTGGAGTATCTTATCGGTAGTCTTGACGATGACGGACTCTTGCGAAAAGACCTTGATAGTATCAGCGATGAGTTGGCTATCTACTATGGAATTGACGCGTCTACAAAGGAATTGGAAGAGGTACTGAAGATTCTGCAGGACTTTGACCCAGCTGGTATCGGTGCAAGAGACTTGCAAGAATGTCTCTTGTTACAGATAGACCGAAAGGTTGAGAATGGTGAATGGGAGAAAGATAGTCATCTGTATAAATACATCTACAACATCCTTTCACATTATTTCGATGCTTTCAAAAAGAAGCATTGGGATAAGATTCAAAACGCACTGTCGCTGTCTGACCTTCAAGTAGAGGCGCTTCAACGTGAGATTCGTAAGTTGAATCCGAAGCCGGGATCGTCTATGGGTGAGACACAAGGACGTAACCTGCAACAGATAACACCTGACTTTATCATCGACACAGAGGATGATGGTACTGTTACTTTCAGCTTAAACCACGGTAATCTACCAGAGTTGCACGTTTCGCAGACCTTCAACGATATGATGGAGACCTATCGAAACAACAAAGCTAATATGAATCGACAGGAGAAGGAGGCGTTGCTTTATGCCAAAGAGAAGGTGGAAAAGGCACAAGGATTTATCGAAGCGGTAAAGCAAAGACGTCATACCTTACAAGTGACGATGAAGGCTATCATCGATATTCAGCGTAAATTCTTCCAAGATGGAGATGAGGCTGATCTCAAACCAATGATTCTTAAAGACATTGCCGACCGTACAGGATTAGATATCTCTACCATATCACGTGTGAGCAACATCAAGTATGCACAGACACGTTGGGGTACATTCCCGCTGCGTTTCTTCTTCACTGATAGTTATACAACGGAGGATGGCGAAGAAATGTCTACTCGTAAAATCAAGTTGGCACTCAAAGAAGTAATCGACAAAGAGGACAAACGTAAGCCTCTTAGCGATGATGCACTTGCTAAAGTGATGAAAGAAAAGGGCTTCCCAATAGCCCGCCGCACTGTTGCAAAGTACCGCGAACAACTCGGATTGCCTGTTGCAAGACTGAGGAAGGAGTGA is drawn from Prevotella melaninogenica and contains these coding sequences:
- the rpoN gene encoding RNA polymerase factor sigma-54, whose translation is MAQEQVQIQTQKQQQVQRLSQQQMLQVKLLEMPLTELEESVNAELDDNPALEAGGEETDSIDDNDTVEHSEDDDFDTMQEREERQDALDSALERMRSDDDLPTYDSRQQRNNAEYEEIVYGDTTSFIDKLNEQVGERELTERQKSILEYLIGSLDDDGLLRKDLDSISDELAIYYGIDASTKELEEVLKILQDFDPAGIGARDLQECLLLQIDRKVENGEWEKDSHLYKYIYNILSHYFDAFKKKHWDKIQNALSLSDLQVEALQREIRKLNPKPGSSMGETQGRNLQQITPDFIIDTEDDGTVTFSLNHGNLPELHVSQTFNDMMETYRNNKANMNRQEKEALLYAKEKVEKAQGFIEAVKQRRHTLQVTMKAIIDIQRKFFQDGDEADLKPMILKDIADRTGLDISTISRVSNIKYAQTRWGTFPLRFFFTDSYTTEDGEEMSTRKIKLALKEVIDKEDKRKPLSDDALAKVMKEKGFPIARRTVAKYREQLGLPVARLRKE
- a CDS encoding outer membrane beta-barrel family protein, whose product is MWNKLILLLTACSSVTALTAQNTTKTDSTKTQKLEEVVVAQRRQLIKNDIDKLTYDVQHDKTAQTKTTLEILKKIPLVTVDGQENIRVQGSTSFKVYRNGHPDPSLSGQNLKDILKAIPASTIKRIEVITDPGAKYDAEGTTAILNIVMMSNTKLQGVSGNVNSDVDTHGSVRLGTYLTTKVGKLTTTVNYNYMNQSRKQTENNREEVYNYVKTGEQKREYGTNSTAATIHFGNISASYEIDSLNLLTASTNFFGYKADANAQSTNERWDKNSQLIYKFDNNMTTPGYSHLNIGGRLDYQHKTHLDGEILTLSYMLAATRPHTIFRQMYNNMVNFPVSYTSYDQNTRERFTEHTFQIDYVRPFGKHHKIESGTKYILRYNNSTSLMDYQGTTPDMESKFKHNAQVAAAYLSYIFTAGKWAARAGLRYEFTRMKASYPDGSNADYHANLNDWVPSASLQYKISDGQTLKVSYNTSINRPGIGYLNPAIISTPTAVSFGNANLGSSRNQKLQLVYMLVTSKLTLQLSPYYSFTNNGIGRILYEQNRKDVSTFQNILKSKIFGISSYTEWTPLTGTSFTLNASMRYARITLPTPSIKNSGCGGGIYFNWEQKIPWELTLTTSIGGEYGNRIYNPYAIEGHWFYYDFTLTRHFFKDKLTVSLSAESPFIKERSSTYRIVRGDYTGYERSVMYPRYFNIGFSWNFGKLKASVKKAVRSIQNDDLVGGEKK